Proteins from a single region of Companilactobacillus farciminis KCTC 3681 = DSM 20184:
- a CDS encoding putative polysaccharide biosynthesis protein has protein sequence MPVLNPESSQDTMLKGSAWMTAGSIFSRILGAIYIIPWMAWMGSDYPAANALFAKGYNIYSLFLIVSTAGIPGAISKQISHYNALDQYSTGNKLFKHGLKIMTFMGVIFGAIMFFGAPLLAVMFTDGDPRSIPVIKSLAVAVLIIPILSILRGYLQGYSDMAPSAISQFIEQIARVIYMLIATYMIMVMSKGSYINAVVQSTFAAFIGAAVAIVILILAIIKRLPRLRSLSRNGKPAADVNENNFTREIFQQALPFIILDAGITFFNLYDQSTFNQFMRLFVNASGAQLDNYYSLFGFQANKLIMIIVSLSTAMAVTAVPILSGLYSKGNKEKIENQISNTLELFFFIMIPASLGMYAVAQPLWTTFYRYDALGVLMLQFSAVISILLGLFTVLSAVLQALYRNRLAIRYFVYGFIVKVVVQLPMIWLFHEFGPLVATSIGMGVVCWLMLAKLHAIYPFNTGRISRRISGIILFSLIMFVSVLLVNWIVFHFVGNSDRIISVVVLILEAGLGGVIYGYLVLKTSLADKIVGSRVDRIRQILRMK, from the coding sequence ATGCCAGTTTTAAACCCTGAATCTTCGCAAGATACGATGTTGAAAGGGTCAGCTTGGATGACAGCTGGTAGTATTTTTTCTCGTATTTTGGGAGCAATATACATTATCCCATGGATGGCCTGGATGGGGTCTGATTATCCGGCAGCTAATGCGTTGTTTGCCAAAGGATACAATATCTATAGTTTATTCTTGATTGTCTCAACAGCGGGAATTCCTGGAGCAATCTCGAAACAGATTTCGCATTATAATGCGCTAGATCAATATTCAACTGGGAATAAATTGTTCAAGCATGGTCTTAAAATTATGACTTTTATGGGAGTTATTTTTGGGGCTATCATGTTCTTTGGAGCACCACTTTTGGCAGTTATGTTTACTGATGGTGATCCAAGAAGTATTCCAGTTATCAAATCGCTAGCGGTAGCCGTTTTGATCATTCCTATCTTGAGTATTCTAAGAGGGTACTTGCAAGGATATTCTGATATGGCGCCCTCAGCAATTTCACAGTTTATTGAACAAATTGCTCGTGTGATTTATATGTTGATAGCAACTTATATGATCATGGTGATGAGTAAGGGTAGTTATATCAATGCGGTTGTTCAATCGACCTTTGCGGCTTTCATCGGTGCAGCAGTGGCGATTGTAATTTTAATTTTAGCAATTATAAAACGTTTGCCACGATTGAGGAGTTTGTCTCGTAATGGCAAGCCGGCTGCAGATGTTAATGAAAATAACTTCACTCGTGAAATTTTCCAACAAGCTTTACCATTCATCATTTTGGATGCCGGAATAACATTTTTCAACTTGTATGATCAGTCGACCTTTAATCAATTTATGAGACTGTTTGTTAATGCAAGTGGGGCACAACTGGATAATTACTATTCATTATTTGGTTTTCAAGCTAACAAGTTGATTATGATCATTGTTTCATTATCGACTGCTATGGCCGTTACGGCGGTACCAATCTTATCCGGATTGTATTCGAAGGGGAATAAGGAAAAAATTGAAAATCAGATTTCCAATACTTTGGAATTATTCTTCTTCATTATGATTCCTGCTTCATTAGGGATGTACGCAGTAGCACAGCCATTGTGGACAACATTTTATCGTTATGACGCTCTGGGCGTTTTGATGTTGCAATTCTCGGCGGTTATTTCAATATTATTGGGATTGTTTACCGTTTTATCAGCCGTTTTACAAGCGTTATATCGCAATCGACTAGCTATCAGATACTTCGTTTACGGATTTATTGTTAAAGTAGTCGTGCAGTTGCCAATGATTTGGCTATTCCATGAATTTGGACCTTTAGTAGCTACAAGTATCGGTATGGGTGTTGTTTGCTGGCTTATGTTGGCAAAACTTCATGCAATTTATCCATTCAATACTGGTCGAATTTCGAGAAGAATCAGTGGAATTATTCTGTTCTCCTTGATAATGTTTGTTTCAGTATTATTAGTAAATTGGATTGTCTTCCACTTTGTGGGCAATTCAGATCGAATTATCAGTGTGGTAGTGTTGATTTTGGAAGCAGGATTAGGTGGAGTTATTTATGGATACTTAGTCTTGAAGACATCTTTAGCTGATAAAATTGTTGGTTCAAGAGTCGATCGTATCAGACAAATTTTAAGAATGAAATAA
- a CDS encoding NAD(P)H-hydrate dehydratase, translated as MEKISKNILNQVITPREPESYKGNYGKVLIIAGSTQFGGAAIMCSSAAIHSGAGLVTVATTPEKFTAINVKIPEAMTIDYHDKKALLTAIINNQVIAIGPGLGTSNIAKGLVKAVLNNTKTDQTVILDASALTIIAEEKIPLQTTANIILTPHQGEWQRLSNLAITEQIELNNQTNLHELNPDALLVLKKHQSEIYYHDQASKITVGNPGMATGGMGDTLTGIIAGFVGQFGFSLETVQAALFLHSEIGDKLNEKNYVVLPSSIIEKIPKYMAKFSSRDK; from the coding sequence ATGGAAAAAATCAGTAAAAATATTTTAAATCAAGTCATTACCCCACGCGAACCCGAATCCTATAAAGGAAATTATGGCAAAGTTCTCATCATTGCCGGATCCACTCAATTCGGTGGTGCAGCTATCATGTGTAGTAGTGCTGCTATTCACAGTGGTGCTGGTTTGGTAACCGTCGCTACAACGCCTGAAAAATTTACTGCTATCAATGTCAAAATTCCTGAAGCCATGACTATCGACTATCACGACAAAAAGGCCTTATTAACAGCCATTATCAACAATCAAGTCATCGCTATTGGACCAGGATTAGGAACTTCAAACATCGCTAAAGGTTTAGTCAAAGCCGTCTTGAACAATACTAAAACAGATCAAACCGTAATTCTCGATGCTTCTGCTTTAACGATTATTGCTGAAGAAAAAATTCCACTCCAAACAACAGCAAACATTATTTTGACACCACACCAAGGTGAATGGCAACGACTTTCTAACTTAGCAATCACTGAACAAATTGAACTAAACAATCAAACTAATTTGCATGAATTGAATCCTGATGCATTATTGGTTTTAAAAAAGCATCAATCAGAAATTTACTATCACGACCAAGCTTCAAAAATTACTGTAGGAAATCCTGGTATGGCAACTGGCGGCATGGGAGATACTTTAACTGGCATCATTGCTGGATTTGTTGGTCAATTTGGCTTCTCTTTAGAGACAGTTCAAGCAGCCTTATTTTTACACAGTGAAATCGGTGATAAATTAAACGAGAAAAATTATGTTGTCTTGCCTTCTTCAATTATTGAAAAAATCCCTAAGTATATGGCTAAATTCAGTTCTAGAGACAAATAA
- a CDS encoding NAD(P)/FAD-dependent oxidoreductase, which translates to MSKTNVIIVGASHGGHQSILELLKRYDDVDIKLFEAGDFVSFMSCGMELYLENSVTDVNDVRNFAPSDFKDNENVAILNNHQVTKINADKKTVTVINTKDNKQAEYPYDKLILSSGVTPKSIPVPGSDLENVYLMRGYDWATKIKNKLEDSSVKNITIVGAGYIGIEAAEASVKAGKNVTLMDVIDRPLGTYLDHEMTDILTKHLEEKGVKVITSANIKEYVGSDKVTAVKTEKEEIPSDVVIQAAGVKPNTDWLKGTVDLDARGWIKTNEYLQTNLPDVYAIGDATLAYSIPADNHVPIALATVARREARYVVKHLFEKQPALPFGGVVGSSALSVFDYHFTESGLNSFTAKRSNVEVAKSFYTGSLRPAYVPAGKDNPEVCVQLFFNPSSHVLLGGAVLSTYDITAQGNVLALAIQHKLTVEDLADADFFFQPGFDRQWSILNIAAQHALGEKDF; encoded by the coding sequence ATGTCAAAGACTAATGTAATAATTGTTGGTGCCTCACATGGTGGCCATCAATCAATTTTGGAACTATTGAAGCGTTACGATGACGTGGATATCAAGTTATTCGAAGCTGGAGATTTTGTTTCATTCATGTCCTGTGGGATGGAACTCTATCTAGAAAACAGCGTTACCGACGTGAATGATGTTCGTAACTTTGCTCCTAGCGATTTCAAAGATAATGAAAATGTCGCAATCTTGAATAATCATCAAGTTACTAAGATAAACGCCGATAAAAAGACAGTCACAGTCATCAATACTAAGGACAACAAACAAGCTGAATATCCTTATGATAAATTGATTTTAAGTTCTGGCGTCACACCTAAATCAATTCCTGTACCCGGAAGCGACTTAGAAAATGTTTACTTAATGCGTGGCTATGACTGGGCTACTAAGATCAAAAACAAATTAGAAGATTCAAGTGTCAAAAATATCACCATCGTTGGTGCTGGCTACATCGGAATTGAAGCCGCTGAAGCTAGTGTCAAAGCTGGTAAAAACGTTACCTTAATGGATGTAATCGATCGTCCACTGGGAACTTATCTTGACCACGAAATGACAGATATTTTAACTAAACATCTTGAAGAAAAAGGTGTTAAAGTCATCACTAGTGCCAATATCAAAGAATACGTTGGTTCTGACAAAGTGACAGCTGTTAAGACTGAAAAAGAAGAAATTCCAAGCGATGTCGTTATCCAAGCTGCTGGTGTTAAACCAAATACCGACTGGCTTAAAGGCACTGTTGATCTTGATGCTCGTGGTTGGATCAAGACTAATGAATATTTACAAACAAACTTACCTGACGTCTACGCCATTGGAGATGCCACTTTAGCTTATTCAATCCCCGCTGACAATCACGTTCCAATCGCTTTGGCAACTGTAGCTCGTCGTGAAGCTAGATACGTCGTAAAACACTTATTCGAAAAACAACCTGCCCTACCATTTGGTGGTGTCGTTGGTTCTTCAGCTTTGAGCGTCTTTGACTATCACTTCACAGAAAGTGGTCTCAATAGCTTTACTGCTAAACGCTCTAACGTTGAAGTTGCTAAATCATTCTATACTGGCAGTTTAAGACCAGCCTACGTCCCTGCCGGAAAAGACAATCCAGAAGTTTGTGTTCAATTGTTCTTCAATCCAAGCTCTCACGTTCTATTAGGTGGTGCCGTTCTTTCGACTTATGACATTACCGCTCAAGGAAACGTTTTGGCTTTAGCTATTCAACACAAGTTAACGGTTGAGGATTTAGCCGATGCCGATTTCTTCTTCCAACCTGGATTTGACAGACAATGGAGTATCTTAAATATTGCTGCTCAACATGCTTTAGGCGAAAAGGATTTCTAG